From the Planctomycetota bacterium genome, one window contains:
- a CDS encoding DNA recombination protein RmuC produces MKLKDAFAALSAEALKESRQEFLGQAGERLKPIQDLLAEYQKRLAEIEKAREGAYGGLDQHLKGLGEAQQLLRKEAHQLATALRNPAARGRWGELQLERVLEMAGMSSYCDFGTQETQKTEEGHQRPDVTVKLPNDRRIPVDSKVPLDAYFEAYQASDEKAVEAALDRHAQAVRNHVRSLGGKEYWKQFKNAPDFVVLFLPEESSFAAALKTDPNLFEEAIQRGVVITTPMTLYALLRVVATGWREHQLAENAQRIAEVGKDLHDRIRVFVEHFGRVKELPGVETVEGPTRALPEGET; encoded by the coding sequence GTGAAACTGAAGGACGCGTTCGCGGCGCTGTCGGCGGAGGCGCTGAAGGAATCGCGGCAGGAATTTCTCGGCCAGGCGGGGGAGCGCCTGAAACCGATTCAGGACCTGCTGGCGGAGTACCAGAAGCGCCTGGCCGAGATCGAGAAGGCGCGCGAGGGGGCGTACGGCGGCCTGGATCAACACCTGAAAGGCCTGGGAGAAGCGCAGCAACTCCTTCGGAAAGAAGCCCACCAGTTGGCAACAGCGTTACGAAATCCTGCCGCACGCGGCCGATGGGGCGAATTGCAGTTGGAGCGAGTACTCGAAATGGCCGGGATGTCGTCTTACTGCGACTTCGGCACGCAGGAGACACAGAAGACGGAAGAGGGGCACCAGCGCCCCGATGTGACGGTGAAACTTCCCAATGATCGGCGCATTCCGGTTGACTCCAAGGTGCCATTGGATGCGTATTTTGAGGCGTACCAGGCGTCTGACGAGAAGGCAGTCGAGGCGGCGCTGGACCGCCACGCCCAGGCTGTCCGCAACCACGTGAGGTCTTTAGGTGGGAAGGAGTACTGGAAGCAGTTCAAAAACGCACCGGACTTTGTTGTCCTTTTCTTGCCTGAGGAGTCGTCCTTCGCTGCGGCGCTGAAGACCGATCCCAATCTCTTTGAAGAGGCGATACAAAGGGGTGTTGTCATCACAACGCCGATGACGCTATATGCCCTGCTCCGGGTGGTGGCAACCGGCTGGCGGGAGCATCAACTGGCCGAGAACGCCCAGCGCATCGCCGAGGTCGGAAAGGACCTGCACGACCGCATTCGTGTGTTCGTAGAGCACTTCGGCCGGGTCAAGGAGTTGCCCGGCGTCGA